The sequence below is a genomic window from Mycobacterium sp. ITM-2016-00316.
GGCTTCACCCAGGAACACGACCTGTCGCTGCTGCTGCTGCGGGTGCAGGCGCTGCGCTCGGCCTGGGGCGATCCCACGTTGCACCGTCGCAGACTTCTGGAGGTTCTCTCGTGAGTGAAGAGCGCGAACTGCTCCGCTCGACCGTCGCCGCGCTGGTCGACAAGCACGCCAACCCCGAGGCCGTGCGGCGTGCGATGGAATCCGAGCGCGGTTACGACGAGGCACTGTGGAAGCTGCTGTGTGAACAGGTCGGCGCCGCAGCACTTGTGGTGCCGGAAGATCTCGGTGGCGCCGGCGGCGAACTTGCCGACGCCGCGGTCGTGCTGGAGGAGCTCGGCAAGGCGCTGGTCCCCACCCCGCTGCTGGGGACGACGCTCGCCGAGGTGGCGCTGCTGAGCGCCGAGGACCATGAGCCGCTGGACGGTCTGGCCGAGGGCGTCTCCATCGGGACGGTGGTGTTCGATCCCGAGTACGTCATCAACGGCGATATCGCCGACGTGATGATCGCCGCGGACGGCGCGAACCTGACGCGCTGGAACACCTTCACCGCACAGGCCAAATCCACGATGGACCTGACCCGTCGGCTCTCGTCGGTGACCGCCGGCGAAACCACGCAGCTGGGCGCCGATCCCGGGCTGGCCGACACCGCGGCGCTGCTGTTGGCCGCCGAACAGATCGGCGCCGCGGCACGGGCACTGGACCTGACGGTGGCCTACACCAAGGACCGGGTGCAGTTCGGCCGCCCGATCGGCAGCTTCCAGGCGCTCAAGCACCGGATGGCCGATCTGTACGTCGCCGTCCAGACCGCACGCGCCGTCGTCTACGACGCCATCGCCGAACCCTCGCCCGCTTCGGCCTCGCTGGCCCGGGTCTTCGCCAGTGAGGCGCTGACCTCCGTCGTCGGCGAAGCCGTCCAGATGCACGGCGGTATCGCGATCACCTGGGAGCACGATATCCAGCTGTACTTCAAGCGGGCACATGGCAGCGCGCAGTTGCTCGGACCGCCGCGGGAACATCTGCGGCGGCTCGAAGCCGAGGTGTTCCAGACCGCGGACTAGCCTGGACCCGATGACCGCAAACACCCGTCGGGTGGCGCTGCGCGCCGGGATCCCGCCGTTCTATGTGATGGACGTGTGGCTGGCCGCCGCCGAACGGCAGCGCACGCACGGCGACCTGGTCAACCTCTCCGCGGGCCAGCCCAGTGCACAGGCACCCGCACCGGTGCGGGCCGCCGCCGCCGAAGCGCTGGAACATCACAATCTCGGATACACGGTGGCGCTGGGCATTCCGCAGCTACGTGAGGCGATCGCCGCGTCCTATCTGCACCGGCACGGCATCGAGGTGGACCCCGACGCGGTCGTCATCACCACCGGGTCCACCGGCGGGTTCCTGTTGGCCTTCCTGTCCTGCTTCGACATCGGTGACCGGGTGGCGATGACCAGCCCCGGCTACCCGTGTTACCGCAACATCCTGACCGCCCTCGGTTGTGAGCCGGTCGAGGTGCCGTGCGGGCCGGAGACCCGCTTTCAGCCGACCGTGCAGATGCTCGACGCCCTGGATCCACCGGTCAAGGGGCTGATCATCGCCAGCCCGGCGAACCCCACCGGCACCGTCATCCCGCCCACCGATCTGGCCGCGATCGTGAACTGGTGCGATGAGCGCGACGTGCAGTTGGTGAGCGACGAGCTGTACCACGGCCTGGTGTACCCGGGTGCACCGGCGACCAGTTGCGCATGGGAGACATCACGCAATCCCATTGTGGTGAACAGTTTTTCGAAGTACTTCGCCATGACGGGCTGGCGGCTGGGCTGGCTGCTGGTACCGGAGCCGCTGCGCCGGGCGGTCGACCGGCTGACCGGCAACTTCTCCATCTGCCCGCCGACACTTCCGCAGCTGGCGGCGGTTGCAGCGTTCGACGCGGCGTCACTGGCCGAGGCCGACGGCCTGGTCGAGGAGTACACCGTCAATCGGGAACTGCTGCTGGCGGGCCTGGCCGAGATCGGCCTGGACCGGCTCGCCCCGGCCGACGGCGCGTTCTACGTGTACGCCGATATCTCCCGCTACTCCACCGACTCCCTCGACTTCTGCGCAAAGATGTTGGCCGACACCGGTGTTGCCATCGCCCCCGGTGTCGACTTCGATACCGTCAACGGCGGCTCGTTCGTCCGGCTGTCCTTCGCCGGCGCGGCCTCCGACATCACCACCGCGCTGGAGCGCATGGGGCCATGGCTCAGGACCTCAGGAACGCCAGCAGATCGGCATTGACGACGTCGGCATGCGTGGTCGGCATGCCGTGCGGGAAGTCCTCGTAGGTGATCAAGGTCCCGTTCTGCAGCAGTTCTGCGGATTTCGGGCCGGCGGCCACGTAGGGGACGATCTGGTCGTCGGTGCTGTGCATCACCAGCGTCGGCACGCTGATCTTCTTGAGGTCCTCGGTGAAATCGGTTTGCGAGAATGCCACGATGCCGTCGTAGTGGGAAAGGGCGTCACCCATCATGCCCTGGCGCCACCAGTTCTCGATGATTGCTTCGTCGGGTTCGACACCGTCTCTGTTGAACCCGTAGAACGGACCGGCCGGCAGGGCCCGGTAGAACACCGAGCGGTTGGCCGCCAGCTGCGCCTGCAGATCGTCGAACACGCTCTTGGGCAAGCCTTCCGGATTCGCCTCGGTCTGCACCATGAGCGGGGGCACCGCACTGATGATGGCGGCCTTCGACGCCCGGCTCTCGCCGTGGCGGGCCAGGAAGCGGACCACCTCGCCACCGCCGGTGGAGTGTCCGACGTGCACGGCGTCGTGCAGGTCGAGGTGCTCGACGAGGGCGTGCAGGTCATCGGCGTAGTGGTCGAGATCGTGACCGCCCGGGGTCTGGGTGGACCGGCCGTGCCCGCGCCGGTCGTGGGCGATCACCCGGTAGCCCTGGCCCAGGAAGAACAGCATCTGGGTGTCCCAGTCGTCCGAGGACAACGGCCAGCCGTGACTGAACACGATCGGCTGGCCCGTCCCCCAATCCTTGTAGAAGATGTCGGTGCCGTCGGCGGTGGTGAGGATGCTCATGGGCGATAACTCTGCTCGTTCGGCAGGGTGATGTCGATACCGCTAGCCCCCATTGGTTGTCGGTGGCAGCGGGTAGCATTCCAGATGTGTTCGAAAGTGTGTTCGACATCGATCCGGACTCCACCGAGGAGGAGTTACGGATCCAGGTGGAGCGCCTGGAACGGATGAAGTCAGCCGCCGCCGCAGCGCAGGCTCGGGCCACCGCGCTCTGGCGCACCAAGAGACGCGCTGCCGAATCGGCCATCGGTATTCCTGCCGCCAAACGTGGCCGCGGCCTGGCCTGCGAGGTGGCCCTTGCCCGGCGCGACTCGCCGGTGCGCGGGGGTACCCACCTGGGGTTGGCGTCCGCATTGGTCGAGGAGATGCCACACACGCTGGCCGCGCTCGAATGTGGGGCGCTCTCGGAATGGCGGGCGACCCTGATCGTCCGTGAATCGGCCTGTCTGCGTGCAGAACACCGCCGTGAGCTCGACGCCGAGCTGTGTGCCGATGCGTCCCGGCTGGACGGCTGGGGAGACAAGCGCGTAGTGGCCGAGGCCAAATCCATCGTGGCGAGGCTGGATGTCGAGGCGGTGGTCGCGCAATCGGCCAAGGCCGCCGAGGACCGCTGCGTCACCATCCGCCCGGCGCCGGACACCATGACCTATGTGACCGCACTGCTACCCGTCG
It includes:
- a CDS encoding acyl-CoA dehydrogenase family protein; this encodes MSEERELLRSTVAALVDKHANPEAVRRAMESERGYDEALWKLLCEQVGAAALVVPEDLGGAGGELADAAVVLEELGKALVPTPLLGTTLAEVALLSAEDHEPLDGLAEGVSIGTVVFDPEYVINGDIADVMIAADGANLTRWNTFTAQAKSTMDLTRRLSSVTAGETTQLGADPGLADTAALLLAAEQIGAAARALDLTVAYTKDRVQFGRPIGSFQALKHRMADLYVAVQTARAVVYDAIAEPSPASASLARVFASEALTSVVGEAVQMHGGIAITWEHDIQLYFKRAHGSAQLLGPPREHLRRLEAEVFQTAD
- a CDS encoding pyridoxal phosphate-dependent aminotransferase yields the protein MTANTRRVALRAGIPPFYVMDVWLAAAERQRTHGDLVNLSAGQPSAQAPAPVRAAAAEALEHHNLGYTVALGIPQLREAIAASYLHRHGIEVDPDAVVITTGSTGGFLLAFLSCFDIGDRVAMTSPGYPCYRNILTALGCEPVEVPCGPETRFQPTVQMLDALDPPVKGLIIASPANPTGTVIPPTDLAAIVNWCDERDVQLVSDELYHGLVYPGAPATSCAWETSRNPIVVNSFSKYFAMTGWRLGWLLVPEPLRRAVDRLTGNFSICPPTLPQLAAVAAFDAASLAEADGLVEEYTVNRELLLAGLAEIGLDRLAPADGAFYVYADISRYSTDSLDFCAKMLADTGVAIAPGVDFDTVNGGSFVRLSFAGAASDITTALERMGPWLRTSGTPADRH
- a CDS encoding alpha/beta fold hydrolase, giving the protein MSILTTADGTDIFYKDWGTGQPIVFSHGWPLSSDDWDTQMLFFLGQGYRVIAHDRRGHGRSTQTPGGHDLDHYADDLHALVEHLDLHDAVHVGHSTGGGEVVRFLARHGESRASKAAIISAVPPLMVQTEANPEGLPKSVFDDLQAQLAANRSVFYRALPAGPFYGFNRDGVEPDEAIIENWWRQGMMGDALSHYDGIVAFSQTDFTEDLKKISVPTLVMHSTDDQIVPYVAAGPKSAELLQNGTLITYEDFPHGMPTTHADVVNADLLAFLRS